Within the Granulicella sibirica genome, the region TTCGTGGCGATCAACGTCGGGATCGGGATGGGATACCACAGGCTGCTGACGCATCGCGGGTACAAGGTTCCGCGCTGGGTGGAGCATGTGCTTGCGGTTTGCGCGACGTTGAGTCTTGAAGGCGGCCCGCTGGTGTGGGTGGCGACGCACCGGATGCATCACCAACACACGGACAAGCCGGGTGATCCGCACTCGCCGTACGAGGGCGCGTGGTGGTCGCATGCGGGTTGGGTGATCTACGGGACAGGGGCGAGCGGAGAGCCGCAACTGATCTCGAAGTATGCGCCGGACCTGCAGCGGGATCCGTTTTATCCGTGGCTGACGCGTTTCCATTGGGTTCCGCTGACGGTGGTTGCACTTGTGCTGCTGGCGGTGGGCGGCTGGTCCTGGGTGCTGTGGGGAATCTTTTTCCGGGTGACGTTTGGGCTGCATGCGACGTGGCTGGTGAACTCGGCGACGCACATGTGGGGCTCGCGGCGGTTCGACACGCGGGACGAATCGAGAAACAACTGGTGGGTGGCCCTGCTGACGGGCGGCGAGGGATGGCACAACAACCATCACGCGCACCCGGTTTCGGCGCGGCATGGCATGGCGTGGTACGAGTTCGACCCTAACTACTATGGAATCTGGCTGTTGGGCAAGATGGGGATCGCCACGCACATCAACGCGCTCACGCTTGGGCAGGCGACAACGAGGGCGGTTCCGGCAGTTGTCGCGCCGGGTTCCCTGCATGATTAGCGCGATACTCTGCCTCACTCCACGAAGGTTGTATAGCGGATATCTGGCATCAGATGTCATAATGAGCCGATCCACTCCATGAAAGAAACCAATCTCGCGACCGAACGAACCTTTCCTTCTTCCTCTGGCAGGATGTTTGGAGATTACTTCACCCCTGCACGCTCCTGGGACTTCAAGAAGACGGAACTTCTGGATGCGCGTGCACGCCGCATCTTTGAGAATACGGCGCTTGCCTGTTCGGTGGATGCTTATCCCTTTCACATGCCTTTGCAGGCAAAGGCGGGTCCGTGCGTGACGGCGGACGGCCACCAGATGCTGATGATGTCGTCCTACGATTACCTGGGCTTGATCGGTGATCCGAGGATTGACGAGGCTGCGATCCAAGCGGTACTACGCTACGGCACGAGCACGAGCGGCGCGCGCCTGCTGACGGGAACGCTCGACATCCATCGGACCATGGAAGCCGATCTAGCAGCGTTTAAAGGCACCGAGGACGCGCTCACCTTCAGCTCGGGATACATGGCGAACCTTGGCGTGATCTACGGGCTCTTCGGGCCTGCGGATCGCGTCATCATCGACGAACTCTGTCATCGCAGCCTGCATGATGCCTGTCGTATGTCGGGGGTCAAGGTTCAGAGGTTCCGGCACAACGATCCGAACTCGGTCCGGGAAGAGTTGCAGCGGGAGAATACGGCGAACCGCACGCTGATCATCTCGGACGGCGTTTTTTCGATGGACGGCGACATCTGCTGCCTGCCGGAGCTTGTTGCGCTCAAGAAGGAGTTTGGCTGCTTCCTTCTGATCGACGAGGCGCATGCTTCGGGCGTGCTCGGCGCGACGGGGCGGGGAACAGACGAACACTTCGGGATTGCGACGGACGAGGTCGACATCTGGACGGGCTCGCTGGCAAAGTCGATTCCTTCGAACGGTGGTTTTGTCGCCGTGTCGCAGGAGGTTGCGATCTACCTGCAACATGCTTCGTCTCCGTACATTTTTTCGGCTGCCATGACAGCTTCCTCGGTTGCGGCGATTTCGATGGGGCTGTCGATCCTGAAGGAAGAGCCGGATCGCGTGGCCCGGCTGAAGTGGAATGGCGACTTTCTGCGCGCCGGGCTGCAGGAGCTTGGGTACGATACGGGTCTTTCGGAGACGGCGGTGATCCCGGTGATTCTGAAGGACGAGGCTCGGACGGCGCTGTTTGCGCGGAAGCTGCGTGACTTCGGGATTATTGCGGCCCCGGTGATGTTTCCGGCGGTGTCGCAGGGCCTGGCGCGGCTTCGGCTGTGCGTAACGGCGGCGCATACGAAGGAGCACCTGGACTTCGTGCTGGACGTGTTTCGCCAGATGGCTTCGAACTAGCGGTGGCGGTACTGGTGACGGGCGCGAGCGGCTTCCTCGGAGGCCGGCTCGCGGAGGTCCTTGCGGCACGGGGCGAGGATGTGGTGATCCTTGCGCGGGCTAAGTCGGATCTGAAGCACCTTGCGGGAACCAAGGTTCGGGTGGTGCGGGGGGATCTCTCGGACGCCGCCGCGCTTGGGGAGGCGGTTCGGGATGCGACGCAGATCTTTCATTGCGCGGCGTGTTCGACGGACTGGGCTTCGTGGAAGACTTACTTCGATGCGAATGTGGTGGGGACCAAGAATCTGCTTGCGGCGGCGCGTGGGGCTGCGAAGCTGGAGCGGTTTGTCCATGTGAGTACGACGGATGTGTACGGGTATCCGGTGGTTCCTTGTGGGGAGGAGCATCCGATTGTCGATGCCGGGTTGCCTTATAACCAGACCAAAGGGCAGGGGGAAGCGTTGGTCTGGAAGGCTTTTCGCGAGGATGGGCTGCCGGTGACGGTGGTGCGGCCGGCTACGATCTATGGCCCCCGGGGGAAGGACTTTACGGTCGAGATCGGGGAGATGCTGAGGCTGCGGTTGATGGCTACGATCGATGGTGGGCGAGCACCGGGTGGTTTCGCTTATGTCGATAATGTGGTGGATGGGATGCTTGCGGCTGCTGCGTCCGGATCGGCGGTGGGGGAGGCTTATAACCTATGCGACGGTACGGGGGCGACGTGGCTTGAGTATCTGAGACTATTTGCGGCTCGGCTTAAGACGCCTATGCCCTGGATCAACCTGTCGTTTCGGGCGGCTGATTCGCTGGCAGGGGTGCTTCAAATTCCGCATCGGCTGCTAAGGCTGGGGGGGCGGCCTCTGCTGACGCGGCATGCGGTGATTCTGCTGGGGCGGGATCAGGAGTTTCCGATTGCCAAGGCTGTGCGGGAGTTTGGGTTCAGACCGCTTGTTTCGCTTGAGGAGGGGATCGAGCGATCGGCGGGGTGGCTGCGGAGTCGATCGCGGTAGCGTCACGGGATGCGCTGCACCCATTGGCTTCGCCAGGCAGGAGCGTCGAAGGGATCGGCAAAATACTGCGTTTCATGGACGACCTTACCGTTGCGGAACTCCATCATGCTCACGGTGTACACGGGCAGTCCCTTGTAGACGATGGTGTATTCCGTGGTCCAGAGATTACCGCTTCCGATGATTCGCCTAACGCTGAAGCCTGACGGCTTGCCTGGATGATGGCTCCGCAAAGCCTGCAAATTTCGTCGCCCGAGGATTCGCTCGCCTGACTGGGGATAGTCGCAGATGGCGTCGTTATCGTAGATATCATGTTCGGCGTTTGCATCGCCGACTGCCGACGCGTGCCAGTGCGCGTCGAGGGCTTTCCGTATTTCTTCTTCCTGCATGGACTGCTCCAAGACGGCTGTTCTTCAGGATCTCACTCGCGGAATGAATCCGGGGCTGCCGGTATTCACGACGTCGTTGAGTCTCTGCCTGGTCTGTATGCGATTGATCAGTTCGAGATCCTCTTCCGGAAGGGCGGAGACGTTGAAGTTCTCTTTTGCGCGCTCCGCCGTCCTTGGCGTGGTCAGCAACGCTGTGCCACGCTGCGCCGCCCAGGCTAAGAGTACCTGCGCCGGAGTCTTTCCAACGCGCGCCGCGATTGCCAGAACGACCGGATCTTCGAGAGGTCCTGGCCTCATTCCATGGCCTAAGGGCGCGAAGGCCAGGAACACAATGCCCTTCTCCTTACAGAATTCGAGAAGATCCGTTTCCGGCAGATAGGGATGGGATTCGACCTGGACGACGGCCGGCTTGATTCGAGCTGATTCGTAGAGGGCCATGAGGCCGTTCAACGTGATGTCAGACAGCCCTATGGCGCGGCACTTGCCTTGATCCTGGAGAGCTTCCATCGCTCTCCAGGTATCGAGCAGAGTTACGCCCTTGTCGTAGAGGACATTGCCATTCTGATCCCGCGGATCCTGCTCCTCTCCGGGTTGAAACGCAAACGGAGTGTGGATGAGATAGAGATCCAGATACTTGAGGCGAAGCCTTTCGAGACTCGTTTCAAAGGCGGGTGCGACACGCTCAGGCCGATGGTTGGAGTTCCACAGTTTTGTGGTGATAAAGAGGTCTTCCCGGGCGATTCGTCCAGAGGCAAGTCCTGCCTGGAGGGCTTCGCCCACCTCGCGCTCGTTGCGGTACCGCTCCGCGCAATCGAAGTGGCGAAATCCGGCTTCGAGCGCATCGCGGGTGGCGCTTATGGTTACGGCTGCATCTGGAATCAGTGTGCCAAACCCGAGCACAGGTATCTGGCCGGTCCCGTGGCCGAGTGGAATTCTCGCTAACCGGAGATCAGAAGACTGAGCCATGGGACGCCTCCGCGCTCTTTGCGTCCACCATTATCGCCTGAATCGAATTTCAAGCTGAGATATTCGGCGTCAGCGACTCGCCGCCAGGCCAGGAATAGGCGCGGAAGGCGAGGACGGCATTAAGGCCTCCGAAGGCGAAAGAGTTCGAGAGGCAGGCTTCTACTTGTTTGGGACGCGGCTCGTTGGGGATGACGTCGAGATCGCACTCGGGGTCTTGCGTGGTGTAGTTGGCGGTGGGGGGGAGGATTCCGTTGCGGAGGGTGAGGATGGAGGCTACGGCTTCGAGGGCTCCGGCGGCACCCAAGGTGTGGCCGTGCATGGACTTGGTCGAGCTGATGGCGAGGTGGTTGGCGTGGGGGCCGAAGACCTCGCGGATGGCGGCGGTTTCGGTGCGGTCGTTGGCGACGGTGGCAGTGCCGTGGGCGTTGATGTAGCCGAACTGCTCGGGGGCCAGGCCAGAGTCGCGGATGGCTTTGCTCATGGCGCGGGCAGCTCCGATGTGGGAGGGCTGGGTGAGGTGGCTGGCGTCGGAGGTCATGCCGAAGCCTACGATCTCGGCTAACGGGGTTGCGCCGCGGGCCAGGGCTGCTTCCAAGGGCTCGAGGACGAGCATGGCTCCGCCTTCGCCGAGGATGAGGCCGGAGCGGTCGGCGGAGAAGGGGCGGCAGGTGTCCTTGCTGATGACGCGCATGGCCTCCCAGGCCTTGAGATTGCCGATGAATACGGTGGCTTCGCTGCCTCCTGTGATGGCCGCAGGGGCGATGCCGGAGCGGACGAGGTGGAAAGCCTGTCCGATGGCGTGGGCGGAGGAGGAGCAGGCGGTGGAGATGGTGTAGGCGGGTCCCTGGAGGCCGTAGCGGATGGAGATGTGGCTGGCGCCGGCGTTGCTCATGCTGAGGGGGATGGTGAGCGGGTGGACGCGGGTTCGGTTGTGGTGGAAGAGTTCCCAGTAGCCGGCTTCCTCGGCTGCGCGGCCGCCGAGCGAGGAGCCGGTGATGACGGCGGCGTCTTCGCGGAGGGCTTCGGTCCACTCGATGCCGGATTGCTTGACGGCCTCCTCGGCGGCGATGAGGGCGAACTGGGCGAAGCGGTCGAGGAAGGCGAGGTCTTTGGCGGGGAAGTGCTGCTCGGGGACGTAGCCTTTGACCTCGGCGGCGTTCTTGAAGCGGAGGTCGCTGACGTCGATGGAGGTGATTTCGGAGATTGCGGGAGTGCCGCTGGCGAGGCTGCTCCAGAAGGCTTCCTGATTGTTGCCGAGGGCGCTGATGACGCCCATGCCGGTGATGACGACACGATGCATTTAGACGGCGGGCGAAGGCTCGGACTTCGCGGGATTCGCGGCCTTGGCTTCTTTCTCGGCTAACAGGAGGTTGATGCCGTCGACCATCTGGCCGATATTGCTGACCGACTTGGCCTGCTCGTCGTCGATGTGAATGTCGAACTCACCCTCGAGGTCGAAGAGGAGGTTGAGGCGGTCGAGTGAATCGATGCCGAGCTGCTCGAAGGTGGTCTCGGGGTGCAGCGTCTCCGGCGAGATCTGACGTGCGGTTGCCACTACCCGGACTACGCGTTCCTGAACACTTTCGGACATCAATTTCCCCCTGGTGCTGCGTTTGGTGCCTCGATATGTCTCTTCACTTCATTGTAACGATGCACTGTGAGGATACACCGGCGCGGCGGTCAGGCGGTGGCCTGCGCGGGCTGGCCGCCATCGATCTCGTAGGGGGAGCGGGCGGGTTTCGCGGGCGCCTTCGCGGCTTCGGCAGAGACGTTCTGGAGGTACTTCGCCTTGGCGTGATGGAGCTGCTGGACCTGCTCTGGCTGCAGGGGGCGGGCGGTGCCGAGCTGGTGGGCGATGAGGGCGACGTGGGCGAGATGCTCGACGGTCTCCATCTTCATGAAGGCTTCGAGGAGGTTCTTGCCGTAGCTGACGGCCCCGTGGTTTTCAAGGAGGATGGACTCGTGGCCGGGCAGGTACGGGCGAAGGCTCTCGGCAACTTCGCTTGTGCCGGTAGTCGCGTAGCGGGCGAGGGGCACGGGGCCTACGGTCATGACGGCTTCCTGGCAGAGCACCTCGTCGAGGGCGCGGCCGGAGCAGGCGAAGGCGGTGGCGATGGGGGGATGAGAGTGAATGACTGCCTGAACGTCGGGGCGGTGCTTGTAGACGGCGAGATGCATGGAGATCTCGCTGGTGACGTTACGGGTTCCGGCGAGAAGGCGTCCCTGGAGGTCGACGATCACCATGTCAGTTGCTTTGACAAGGCCTTTGCTGACCCCGGTGGGGGTGACGAGGAGACGATGGGCGTCCAGTCGCGCGGAGAGGTTTCCCGACGTCCCGGGGGTGAACCCGAGACGCGAGAGCCACTTGCTGAACCGGACCAGATCCCGCCGCAAACCTTCTTCTGCCCTACACGCGCTTTCGTTCAAGGGGATGCTCCTCGTTCGTCCCAAGCTTCTGGGAGCTAGCTTTGCAGAATGTTGAACGATGCCGGGGCGGCCGGAGTCTCCGGCTTCGAGGCAAGCGATTCTTGCAGCTTACGCCAACCTTTGCCAAGCCGGTCGGACGCGAGAAAAAGATGGCCGGCGGTGAGGCCACCGACGACCTTGTGATGGCCCACGGCGGCCAGGCCCATCGAGGCGATACAGCCGCATTGGGAGCAGTCCGGATCCCCTCCAAACTGGCATGGGGTGATCTTTGTTTTGAGGTCGGCGGAGATGGTTTCGGTTGTACGGGCGAAGATGCAGGCTTCAGGACTCGTGGGCGGGGTGGCGATCTCGTCGATGACGAGGTCGTGCATGTCGAGTTTGGGG harbors:
- a CDS encoding acyl-CoA desaturase → MTSSPKRNDRGGFQAAVLAGNEVPAELSLTRGGQKLALNWLVLGFMILFHVAAVAAFFFFSWSALAVAVALHFVAINVGIGMGYHRLLTHRGYKVPRWVEHVLAVCATLSLEGGPLVWVATHRMHHQHTDKPGDPHSPYEGAWWSHAGWVIYGTGASGEPQLISKYAPDLQRDPFYPWLTRFHWVPLTVVALVLLAVGGWSWVLWGIFFRVTFGLHATWLVNSATHMWGSRRFDTRDESRNNWWVALLTGGEGWHNNHHAHPVSARHGMAWYEFDPNYYGIWLLGKMGIATHINALTLGQATTRAVPAVVAPGSLHD
- a CDS encoding beta-ketoacyl-[acyl-carrier-protein] synthase family protein, with the translated sequence MHRVVITGMGVISALGNNQEAFWSSLASGTPAISEITSIDVSDLRFKNAAEVKGYVPEQHFPAKDLAFLDRFAQFALIAAEEAVKQSGIEWTEALREDAAVITGSSLGGRAAEEAGYWELFHHNRTRVHPLTIPLSMSNAGASHISIRYGLQGPAYTISTACSSSAHAIGQAFHLVRSGIAPAAITGGSEATVFIGNLKAWEAMRVISKDTCRPFSADRSGLILGEGGAMLVLEPLEAALARGATPLAEIVGFGMTSDASHLTQPSHIGAARAMSKAIRDSGLAPEQFGYINAHGTATVANDRTETAAIREVFGPHANHLAISSTKSMHGHTLGAAGALEAVASILTLRNGILPPTANYTTQDPECDLDVIPNEPRPKQVEACLSNSFAFGGLNAVLAFRAYSWPGGESLTPNISA
- a CDS encoding acyl carrier protein, which translates into the protein MSESVQERVVRVVATARQISPETLHPETTFEQLGIDSLDRLNLLFDLEGEFDIHIDDEQAKSVSNIGQMVDGINLLLAEKEAKAANPAKSEPSPAV
- a CDS encoding aldo/keto reductase; the encoded protein is MAQSSDLRLARIPLGHGTGQIPVLGFGTLIPDAAVTISATRDALEAGFRHFDCAERYRNEREVGEALQAGLASGRIAREDLFITTKLWNSNHRPERVAPAFETSLERLRLKYLDLYLIHTPFAFQPGEEQDPRDQNGNVLYDKGVTLLDTWRAMEALQDQGKCRAIGLSDITLNGLMALYESARIKPAVVQVESHPYLPETDLLEFCKEKGIVFLAFAPLGHGMRPGPLEDPVVLAIAARVGKTPAQVLLAWAAQRGTALLTTPRTAERAKENFNVSALPEEDLELINRIQTRQRLNDVVNTGSPGFIPRVRS
- a CDS encoding nuclear transport factor 2 family protein, which encodes MQEEEIRKALDAHWHASAVGDANAEHDIYDNDAICDYPQSGERILGRRNLQALRSHHPGKPSGFSVRRIIGSGNLWTTEYTIVYKGLPVYTVSMMEFRNGKVVHETQYFADPFDAPAWRSQWVQRIP
- a CDS encoding aminotransferase class I/II-fold pyridoxal phosphate-dependent enzyme; the protein is MKETNLATERTFPSSSGRMFGDYFTPARSWDFKKTELLDARARRIFENTALACSVDAYPFHMPLQAKAGPCVTADGHQMLMMSSYDYLGLIGDPRIDEAAIQAVLRYGTSTSGARLLTGTLDIHRTMEADLAAFKGTEDALTFSSGYMANLGVIYGLFGPADRVIIDELCHRSLHDACRMSGVKVQRFRHNDPNSVREELQRENTANRTLIISDGVFSMDGDICCLPELVALKKEFGCFLLIDEAHASGVLGATGRGTDEHFGIATDEVDIWTGSLAKSIPSNGGFVAVSQEVAIYLQHASSPYIFSAAMTASSVAAISMGLSILKEEPDRVARLKWNGDFLRAGLQELGYDTGLSETAVIPVILKDEARTALFARKLRDFGIIAAPVMFPAVSQGLARLRLCVTAAHTKEHLDFVLDVFRQMASN
- a CDS encoding class II aldolase/adducin family protein, with protein sequence MNESACRAEEGLRRDLVRFSKWLSRLGFTPGTSGNLSARLDAHRLLVTPTGVSKGLVKATDMVIVDLQGRLLAGTRNVTSEISMHLAVYKHRPDVQAVIHSHPPIATAFACSGRALDEVLCQEAVMTVGPVPLARYATTGTSEVAESLRPYLPGHESILLENHGAVSYGKNLLEAFMKMETVEHLAHVALIAHQLGTARPLQPEQVQQLHHAKAKYLQNVSAEAAKAPAKPARSPYEIDGGQPAQATA
- a CDS encoding NAD-dependent epimerase/dehydratase family protein codes for the protein MAVLVTGASGFLGGRLAEVLAARGEDVVILARAKSDLKHLAGTKVRVVRGDLSDAAALGEAVRDATQIFHCAACSTDWASWKTYFDANVVGTKNLLAAARGAAKLERFVHVSTTDVYGYPVVPCGEEHPIVDAGLPYNQTKGQGEALVWKAFREDGLPVTVVRPATIYGPRGKDFTVEIGEMLRLRLMATIDGGRAPGGFAYVDNVVDGMLAAAASGSAVGEAYNLCDGTGATWLEYLRLFAARLKTPMPWINLSFRAADSLAGVLQIPHRLLRLGGRPLLTRHAVILLGRDQEFPIAKAVREFGFRPLVSLEEGIERSAGWLRSRSR